ACAAAGCGGGTGTCGCTGCTGAGCTTGTGAGCGTGTTCGTCAATGCGGGAGCGAGGGTAGATGGGTTAAAGGGAGATGGTGAACCACTAAGGCTCGCGCTCAGTTCTGAATATCCCGAGTCGGTTCAGGCTCTTCTTGAATGCGGTGCAAAGATTATGAATGTCGAAGTCGCCGCTGGTTTGGGAGATCTTGTACTGGTTGAGAAATTTATCGATGAGGGAGGTGTGTCCAGCAGGGAATTGGAAGAGGCATTCTGGTCTGCTTGCAAGTATGGACACACTGAGGTGGCGGAATGTCTTCTCAAACGCGGGGTGGATATAGATGCAAGGGGCGGGGCGAATAATACGGGGTTGATGCTGGCATCACAACGCGGTCGAAGAGATACGGTCGAGATGCTTCTGGATTGCGGGGCGTCTGTTGAGTTGAAAAATGACTATGGTGGTACAGCGCTTGGTTCAACGATGTATTTTCTGGCAAATCATCCCGTGATAGGTGCCGATTATGCGGGGGTGATCGAGTTGCTGCTCAATGCGGGATCGGAGTTCAACTTTGGTGGCAAAACAACGGGCGATGACGAGGTGGACGATATGCTTCGCAAACGCGGTGCGATCATATAGTGGTCTGTCTGCGTCCGTATTATTTCAGGCTAAAAATAAAGGTTACGTCTTCGTGGCGTAGCTCCCAGCTATTTTTTCGATGGACAGTACTCGGCCATACTTCTACGCAGTAGTCCTGGCGGGATGGTGAACCTGAATGAAGCCATTTTGTTTGCGCTTCTTTGAGTTTGTCGAAACACTCCCTCCCTCCGTATGCGGTTATGTGATTTTCGTGTATGATACAGATATTCGATCTATTATGTTTGGTGAATACGAAAGCATTCTGCATAGGTATTACGGTTAATCCCTGAAGTTGAGCAAAGAACGCCAGGTCTCTCCGTAAAGTCCAACTATTCCTTCCGTCTTGTATATCCGCCCAGGAAGCGCGCTCTTTGGCGGCTGGCCGTTTTCCGGCAAATTTCTCGACTAATTTCCGAGCCTGATCCCACTGAGGAGTCATTCCGTGTCTGCCTGTGAATAGCATAAATCCAGGAAGAGATATTACTTTCCCACTGAGATGATCTTTTCGCTTTTGTAATTGCAACATGAGGCACTGGCTCTCACCCGGGAAGTCGTTCAACGTCAATACCATTACGCCTTTGGGCGATAGTTGCTCCCACCAGGCGGGGAACAGGGTTGGGCACGTGACCGTGGTGATCAGCCGATCAAAAGGCGCTTCTTTCGCATAGCCTTTGGATGCATCACCCGTTATTACACGAACATTTTTTGTGCCCTGTCGCTTCAAGTGACGGCGTGCCCTGCGCGTAACATCGGGTTGGATATCCATTGTCACAACACGTCCGTCAGGTCCTGTGAGATGTGCCAATAGAGCGGCATTCCATCCGGTGCCTGCGCCAATTTCAAATACGCGATGTCCCGCGCGAACGGATAGAACATCCAGCATGTGAACGACGAGAGAAGGTTGCGATGTCGAGCTTGGAGGGTTGAGGTGGCTGAGCAAAGCTTCGTCGGAATAAATTCTCTCTAATTGGCTCGAAGTGGGGCATTTCGGATCGACCTCAATTAAGCCTTTCCGCTTTCCCAATGCATGGATTCGATCGACAAACAGATGTCTCGGTGTCGCTTGGAGGGCATGTTCTATTGCCTTATTCTTCAAACTACCTGTTGCCTTTAGCATGTCGATGAAATTGCGCTGTAACAGATCTGTATTTTTATTTTCGGGCATTAGTCTTCTCTCAAGGGTTTAAGTGAGCTATGATCCTGCTTACGCACCCGGACCTTTGACAAACATCCCAGGGGTCGCACCCGTATGTTCGCCATTTTTGAGGACGCGGATGCCATTGACGAAGACGTCGCGGATGCCGATAGAGAGTTGGTGAGAGTCGTCGAATGTCGAGCGGTCGGCGACGGTGTTGGGATCAAAGACGACGATGTCGGCCCAGCAGTGGGGCTGGAGTCGCCCGCGGTCCCACAGTGAGAGGCGATTGGCGACCGAGGAGGTCATTTTGCGGATGGCTTCTTCGAGGGGCATGAGCTTTTCGTCGCGGACATAGTGGCCCAGGACGCGGGGATAGGTGCCGTACGACCGGGGATGGAGCGGTCCTTCAGTAGCTGCCCATTCTGGATCGACGCCGCCTGCGTCGGTGGAGACTTTGATCCAGGGGAGTTGGAGTTGAAGACGGACGTTGTCTTCGGACATGGTGTGGTAGATGGTGAAGATGCGCTGGTTTTCCGATAGCAGGAGGTCGATGGTGGCTTCTATCCAGTCCTGGCCGCGCATCTCGGCAATTTCAGAGAGGCGCTTGCCGATGTATTGCTGGTTTTCGGGTTTTTTGAATGCGACCGGGGCGATGTGTTCGGGGCGACGGGGAATTTCGCCGTGGCGGTTTCTGACTTCGGAGACGATTTTCGCGCGGATGTCGGGGTCGCGCAGGTTGTCGAAGAATTTGCCGTCTGCGGCCACCCAGGTGGGCAGGACAGTGGCGGTATAGGGATACATATCGGCGGTGATGTCGAGGCCCTCGGCGCGTACCTGGTTTACGCGCGCAATGACCTGGTGCATCTTGGGATAGTTGCGCTCGGCGACGGCTTTGAGGTGATAGACTTCGACCGGGATGTTGGCGCGCTGTCCGATTTCAATGGCTTCGTCCAGGG
This DNA window, taken from Gemmatimonadota bacterium, encodes the following:
- a CDS encoding methyltransferase domain-containing protein, with protein sequence MPENKNTDLLQRNFIDMLKATGSLKNKAIEHALQATPRHLFVDRIHALGKRKGLIEVDPKCPTSSQLERIYSDEALLSHLNPPSSTSQPSLVVHMLDVLSVRAGHRVFEIGAGTGWNAALLAHLTGPDGRVVTMDIQPDVTRRARRHLKRQGTKNVRVITGDASKGYAKEAPFDRLITTVTCPTLFPAWWEQLSPKGVMVLTLNDFPGESQCLMLQLQKRKDHLSGKVISLPGFMLFTGRHGMTPQWDQARKLVEKFAGKRPAAKERASWADIQDGRNSWTLRRDLAFFAQLQGLTVIPMQNAFVFTKHNRSNICIIHENHITAYGGRECFDKLKEAQTKWLHSGSPSRQDYCVEVWPSTVHRKNSWELRHEDVTFIFSLK
- a CDS encoding ankyrin repeat domain-containing protein — translated: MTEEFEEAVDAVISGDTETLELLLRREPDLIRMRSSRAHRAMLIHYVAANGVEDERQSTPANAVDVANVLIDAGAEIDATFLDGGSGTTPLVSLVTSFHPHKAGVAAELVSVFVNAGARVDGLKGDGEPLRLALSSEYPESVQALLECGAKIMNVEVAAGLGDLVLVEKFIDEGGVSSRELEEAFWSACKYGHTEVAECLLKRGVDIDARGGANNTGLMLASQRGRRDTVEMLLDCGASVELKNDYGGTALGSTMYFLANHPVIGADYAGVIELLLNAGSEFNFGGKTTGDDEVDDMLRKRGAII
- a CDS encoding D-aminoacylase, which translates into the protein MPITTLIHSGKIIDGTGNPYFYGDVALENGKISAIEPPGSIPRDGIDEIVDASGHIVCPGFIDIQSHSIVPLMRDGRCLSKITQGITTEIMGEAWTPAPVGGSNTLSRSLPKNWRERARNWHRFGNWLDAMIEAGVSPNVGSFLGAGTLRAHAMGMRMGEPTPDEMKTMHRVMAESMEDGAFGPSYALIYPPDTYTNTDEIVEICKTAARSGGIYITHIRSEADKLLEALDEAIEIGQRANIPVEVYHLKAVAERNYPKMHQVIARVNQVRAEGLDITADMYPYTATVLPTWVAADGKFFDNLRDPDIRAKIVSEVRNRHGEIPRRPEHIAPVAFKKPENQQYIGKRLSEIAEMRGQDWIEATIDLLLSENQRIFTIYHTMSEDNVRLQLQLPWIKVSTDAGGVDPEWAATEGPLHPRSYGTYPRVLGHYVRDEKLMPLEEAIRKMTSSVANRLSLWDRGRLQPHCWADIVVFDPNTVADRSTFDDSHQLSIGIRDVFVNGIRVLKNGEHTGATPGMFVKGPGA